TCAAGCACAATTGCTCCTGAAAGCACAAACATAATCAGATGAGTGTAATTCCAAAAGCTAAGGAATTCCACAAAGATGAAAAATCAGCAACCGAAATAAACACTACAATCTCGGATTGCAAGATGTCAGTaaaaacattcaaaatgtaGGGAAATAAGACTAACCGTCTGTATTCGCGACGGCCACGCCAACTGTGACACTCAAACTCAGAGTGAAAAGCCCAAGGAAGACAAAATTGAGGGGATGCTTCTGCTGATACACATGCAGGGGCCACAACACTGTGTCGAAATTCAAGGTTAATAAGATAAagcaaaataagaaaataatgtagaaaacaaaaacccagCAGTGGATATTGTAGTAATTAGAAAAAACACCCCAAGAAAGAAGAAACTATaaattttatagaaaaaaaactTCCAAGACTCATAAAAGAACCCCTCACCCAACAGACAATTAGATCAATGGGTAATTCAATGAAAATCTACCTTAGAAAACAGGCATTTTCGAGTTTGATATCAATCCGATCATATTCATATCACAGACCCGAtaaatttctcaaattttccAATTATTTGTAACCATGTAACCGCATCATAGATAGCAAAACTAGCAAAATCAAACAATACCCAAATTCGAAATAAAAAGACCTAGATCGCCCACAGAAAAGTCAAATCTGAATCAATTTCAAAATCTAGTACCAAATAACCACCCCGCAAAACCCCAATTCAAAGAAAAAGCCTCGATCTTTGATTCAAAATACCAAATTCAGATCTAAAACCAACACCCATAAACGCAAATCCCACAACTAATGCAACAAATAAGGGTTTTTGTGATTAGGGTTACGTACAGATTAGGGGAAGGATggcgaagaagaggagaattcCAGGGCTGCCCTTGAGGAGATCGTTGATCGGAGCGTAGAGGACGGTGACGAAGGAGATCATAGTGGTCAAAACCATCTGGGCGGCCAAGATTCCGTACACCTTGCGGATGAATCCCCATCGGAGTTGGTTCTCGCCTTTACTCAGACCTGGGTACAGCAACTCCCCCGACTCTATGTCCACCTCCGCCGCCTTGCCGCCGCTGTTCGTACCCACCTCCGTGTACCCGTGCATCTTGTTcatcattttctctctctcttgctcgAGAACTTTCTCTGGaattttctcgggaaaattGGGAGGGCGAGGGGAAAGGTCGTTGTAGAAGGATGATGGGGGTTTGTTTCTTCTGGTTGGTGGATGATATATAATAATtcggtaaaaaaataaaaattggacTTTTTGGCGTTTTGATAGATTGACTTGCGGGTGTCGTTTGGACTGTGACGCTgcgttaaataaaatttaattaggattttaattaaaggaaaactaatgaaaatggcttaaaaactttgtgttttaatgataaggataaaataaaggaaactttgtgttttaatgataaggacaaaataaagggtaaagtgaatagtatcaagtttgactttttagtgtaaaaatgtggtttttcattaaagtgaacagtaccgtgggcttttcattaaaactctcaattaattaaatggtttaaaatGCATTAACATAAGATTAGGTCAAGTGGCAGTGACATATTCGATAATGTCAAATTGTCATATAAAAATGGGGAAGGGATCGGAATATCCTATATTCCCATGGGAGAAGTGATCTATATTTTGGGTGTAAATGACTCCAAATGAGAAATCCTATGTAAAAtgcgatttttttttaaaaaaaaaattgtaaattaaTCGATTTTTATGAAATGGTCACACCGTCacgcaaaaaaaaaaggtaattttttatgaaaattttatatTGCAAATTGGTATTCAAGTTAGTATCGAAGACTTTGTTTATTCG
The nucleotide sequence above comes from Malus sylvestris chromosome 16, drMalSylv7.2, whole genome shotgun sequence. Encoded proteins:
- the LOC126607351 gene encoding BI1-like protein; its protein translation is MMNKMHGYTEVGTNSGGKAAEVDIESGELLYPGLSKGENQLRWGFIRKVYGILAAQMVLTTMISFVTVLYAPINDLLKGSPGILLFFAILPLILLWPLHVYQQKHPLNFVFLGLFTLSLSVTVGVAVANTDGAIVLEALILTSAVVASLTAYTFWASRKGKDFSFLGPVLFTGLIVLLLTGFMQMFFPLGPTTNAIYGAIGAIIFSGYIVYDTDNLIKRFTYDEYIWASITLYLDILNLFLTILRMLRQSNN